AGACTATCTTTAAAAAGAAATGCGATCAGTAAAATAATCACTGATACAATAGTCATGATCGTTTTACTTTTAGTGGTTGGAGAAAAAAGCAGACTTCCCTGGTTACCACTAAAATAAATATCTTCAAAAATTTTTCTCTCCGGTTTTAAGGTAATCACCTTCTCCTCACTCATATTATAGAATTTGCTTTAAAAAGCTACAAAACTAAACTAAATATCTTCATATTGATCACTTATTGCAGAAAGTTTATTCATTAATTCTCTATTTCTTCTGTTTAAAGCATCCAGCTTTTTCAGCATATTATGAACTACTTCCAAGCCGGGCAGATTGATCTCAAGATCATAATGCCAGTTGGCGAATTTTTCAAGATCCGGCAAATCTTCATACGTCAGATACTGAATATCATTTTCTATCTGAATATGAAGCAGACCATAATCTACCAGTTCATCAAAAAAAGTAATTTCTATGTTATAAATTTTTACGAGCTCTTCCCGTGATATTCTTTCACTCATAGCTTAGGAATTTTTTAGTTGTTCAAAAAGTTCTTTCTGCTTTTCTGTAAGATTGGTAGGCAGTTTCACTTCGTAGGTCACAAAAAGGTCTCCATATTCTCCTTCTTTTCTGTAGACAGGGAATCCTTTTCCTTTCAATCTTACGGTAATTCCGGTTTGAGTTTCCGGTTTTACTTTAAGATTTACGCTTCCGTCTAAAGTATTCACTTTTATATCACCTCCTAAAACAGCGGTATAAAGATCTATCGTCACTTTAGTTTTCAGATCATTACCAACTCTTTCAAAATCCGGATCCACGGGAATATTAAAAGTAATATATAAATCCCCGTTAGGACCTCCGTTTACGCCCGGATTTCCATGTCCTTTTAATTTGATCTGCTGTCCGTCATAGACTCCTGCAGGAATAGTAATTCTTACTTTCTTTCCATTGATTTCAAAGGTTTGGGGATGTGTTTTGGCAGCATCTCTTAAATTTAGGTTCAACTCAGCCTGTATATCCTGGCCTTTGAACTTTCCTGAAGCCCTTCCTTTTGAACTTTTCCCAAATCCTCCTCCCGCTCCACCGAACATACTCTGGAAGAAATCTGAAAAATCTTCCCCTTCACCAAAATCGGTTCCGGAGAAATCTCCTCCATAGTTCTGTTGCTGCTGATATTGTCTTTGTTGCTGCTGAGCTTTCTCATATTCTTCGCCATGCTTCCAGTTTTCACCGTACTTATCGTATTTGGAACGATTTTCGGGGTTGCTGAGAACTTCATTGGCTTCATTCAGCTCTTTGAATTTTCTTTCTGACTCCTTATCATCAGGATTAAGGTCCGGATGCAGTTTTCTGGCCAGTTTTCGATACGCCTTTTTAATGTCATCCTGGGTTGCGCTTTTATCTACGCCTAAAATTTTATAGTAATCTATATAAGCCATAGAAACGTTGTTTACTCAAATTTATGAAATTTAGGCCTGAAAATTGTATAACGAAGTGTTAAAAATAAACTTATCTTTGATAAAAAGTGCCCCCATGAAAGAGGTATTGAAAAACTATTCCGGAATTATATTTTTACTTTTAGGAATTACTGTTGGAAGCATCATAGGAATTGTAGCTCCGAATTTTGTAGAATATATTAAACCATTGGGAGATATTTTCCTTAATCTTCTTTTTGTAAGTGTGGTACCTCTTGTATTTTTTGCGGTATCCAACTCCATTGCCTCTCTGGAACAGCAGTCCAAGTTTGGGAAAATCATTCTTACCATGTCCCTTACTTTCTTATTTTTTATTCTGACTGCAGCTATTTTCACCATTTGTGCTGTTTATCTTTTTCCTGTTTCCGGAATTTCGGGAAGTTCTGAAATAATGAATGAAGCCGCTGATCAGGAAAGCTGGGGCAACAGAATTGTAAGCTTCTTTACTGTAGGAGAATTTACAGAGCTTTTCTCACGAAGAAATATGCTCGCGCTTTTGGTATTCGCTTTCCTTACAGGCTTTGCTGCGAGAAAAACCGGAGAGAAAGGTCAACCGTTCAGAGTTTTTATCGCTTCAGGATATGAAGTAATGAAAGAGCTGCTTTTATTGGTAATGAAGCTTGCTCCGATTGGTCTAGGGGCTTATTTTGCTTATCAGGTGGCTACTTTGGGGCCGCAGCTTTTCGGGTTTTATGCTAAGCCTTTAGGTCTTTACTATATTGCAGGAATAGTTTATTTCCTTGTTTTCTTTTCAATATATGCCTTTATGGCGAGTGGTCAGAAAGGAGTTAAAAGTTTCTGGAAAAATGCGATCTACCCCACTCTTACAGCAATAAGTACCTGTAGCAGTTTTGCTACGATGCCTGCAAATTTACAGGCAGCATCCAAGATCGGGATCCCCAATTCAATTGCTAATCTGGTAATTCCTATTGGGACAACTTTGCATAAAAATGGATCGTCCATGTCATCCATTATCAAAATCTATGTCGCTTTTTTAATTATTGGAAAAGATTTCTTTGATCCGGCTAATTTACTTCTGGCATTAGGAATCACAGTTTTTGTAAGTATAGTAGCGGGTGGCATTCCCAATGGCGGGTATATTGGTGAGATGCTGATGATCTCTGTTTATAAGCTGCCACAGGAAGCGATACCGGCTGTCATGATTATCGGAACATTAGTAGATCCTCTAGCAACTGTACTGAATGCGGTGGGAGATATTGTCGCGGCCATGTTTGTCAACCGGTTTGTCAAGGTCTGAATTTATTTATAAAACTCTTTCTGCACAATGAATTCATTGTTAAAAAATATCGGTTTATATGACCAGTCTTACATTGAGGTCAATACAGCCAGAACTGAGCTGGTTCAGAACTTATGGAAAATAACGTATAAAACCAATACAACCTTCATATCGCTGATCAGAGATCCTGCTATCCCCACAAGGTTTGAATACCGGGGGAAAATTGAAGAAAACAGCTTTACAATTAAGACAAGAAGGCGTTTCTTTGATATCAATATGAATTATCCGGTGATAAAAGGAAGCCTGCATGATCAGAATAATATAACAATCGTTTCTATAGAATATATCCCTACCTTATTTCAAATTTTCACCTTCATACTTTTATGGTGCTTTTTTTTATTCGCGGTAGCCGTTAATATAAAAAATAGCGGTGAAGATTCTGTTTTTATTGGAATCTCATCTATAATGGCAGTAAGTCACTATTTCGTTTTGAAAAGAGAGATTACAAGAGGTAAATATGATTTTGAAAAAGTGATTGGTAATATTACTCAAAAGGATTTTTCTGTAACACACTAAAAGCAATACATTTCTATCTATTGAAGTTTTATTCGCTTCGTTGTACAGGTTCTAAATTTTCATATTCTTCAGGTGTAAAAAGTCTATAATGAACTTTAAAGGTTTTGCCTAAAGGGGTTTCAAGAGAAAAGCCTCCGGGACCGAACCCATCTGTAACATCCAGTGTGAAGTGTGAATATTTCCAGTACTCAAAAAGATCGCGGTCTATCCAGAATTCATATCCATTGATCGTTCCAATCATTGCATCATTCATTCTGGGAAAAAATCCTCCTTTTTCGAAACACTGCGGCTGTGTCCCTTCGCAGCATCCTCCTGCCTGATAAAACATCAATGGCCCATATTTATCTTCCAGCTCGCGGATGACTTCAAGAGCTTCTTCTGTTGCGGACAGTCTTTGTATTTTTGTTTCCATTTTTACTATTTTAACCTTATAAAGAAAGATATTCTTTCTTGTTTAAAAAAAGATCCCGGTAAAATAAATGATTACGGGGATCAGAAACACAACATTATCTAATTTGAGCCGGCAATATCTAAAACGATTCTGCCATCAATCTGTCCTTTTTTCATTTTGTCAAAAACATCATTAATATCTTCTAATTTCGCAGCAGTCACAGTAGCTTTCACAAGCCCTTCATTAGCAAAATCTAAAGCTTCCTGCATATCTTTTCTGGTTCCTACAATAGATCCTCTTACTGTAATTCTTTTTAAAACAGTCTCAAAAATAGGAAGTTCAAATGATCCTGGAGGAAGCCCGTTAAGGGCAATGGTTCCTTTTCTTCTCAGCACATCTATTCCCTGCTTGAAAGCTATTGGAGAGACCGCAGTGATCAATGCACCATGCATTCCGCCTACTTCTTTATGTAAATATTCTCCGGGATCAGTATTTTTAGCATTGACTACAAGATCTGCTCCTAATTTTTTGGCGAGATCAAGCTTATCGTCTGATACGTCAATAGCTGCCACGTGCATTCCCATTGCTTTCGCATACTGAACTGCTACGTGTCCTAATCCTCCGATTCCTGAGATGGCTACCCATTCTCCCGGTTTTGTCTCTGTTTCTTTTAATCCTTTATAAACCGTAACACCGGCACATAAGATAGGTGCTATTTCCAAAAAGTTAACATCAGATTTTAAATGTCCTACGTATCTGGAATCTGCAATCACATATTCTGCAAAACCTCCGTCTACACTATAACCTCCATTTTTCTGAGCCTCGCAAAGGGTTTCCCATCCCGTGATACAGTAATCACAGCATCCACAGGCACTGTACAGCCATGGAACTCCTACCGCATCTCCTTCCTTTACGAAAGCTTCAGGTCCACAGGCCACTACAATTCCTACTCCTTCATGTCCCGGGATAAGAGGCATTTTAGGTTTTGCAGGCCAGTCACCATCTACCGCATGTAAGTCAGTATGGCAAACTCCACAGGCAATTACTTTTACCAATACTTCATATCTTCCAGGTGCTCTTACAGGAACTTCTTCTATTTTCAGGGGTTGGCCGTAGCCTTGAACTACCGCGGCTTTCATTGTTTTTGGAATCATATTTTATTTTTTGAGTTAGGTTTTTACAGGCAAATCTGTAATGATGTCTGCAAAAGTTGGTAATCAGATTTACTATTTTCAATTAATAATCAATCCATAAGACTGATATTATTCTGCGTGAGGGATAGGAAGGGCGGCGAGGAACGAGCCGGTGCGCAATGTAATGGAGCACCGAAACGAAGTGCAGCCCTGGATAGCCCGACCGACTTCCCCGGAAAAGCCAGGGCAGTCGGGCACGTCCTAAAATTAATATTAAAAGAATCCTAATTTGTTTTTGTTGTAGGATATCAACATATTTTTAGTCTGACGGTAATGGTCAAGCATCATCTTATGATTTTCCCTTCCTATCCCCGACTGCTTATACCCTCCAAAAGGCGCTCCTGCCGGATAAGAGTGATATTGGTTTACCCATACTCTTCCTGCCTCAATCTGGCGCGGAATATTGTACAACTGGTGTGCATCCCTAGTCCATACTCCGGCTCCAAGGCCATAAATGGTGTCATTCGCAATTTTTAC
This genomic window from Chryseobacterium sp. MEBOG06 contains:
- a CDS encoding chaperone modulator CbpM, encoding MSERISREELVKIYNIEITFFDELVDYGLLHIQIENDIQYLTYEDLPDLEKFANWHYDLEINLPGLEVVHNMLKKLDALNRRNRELMNKLSAISDQYEDI
- a CDS encoding DnaJ C-terminal domain-containing protein, with translation MAYIDYYKILGVDKSATQDDIKKAYRKLARKLHPDLNPDDKESERKFKELNEANEVLSNPENRSKYDKYGENWKHGEEYEKAQQQQRQYQQQQNYGGDFSGTDFGEGEDFSDFFQSMFGGAGGGFGKSSKGRASGKFKGQDIQAELNLNLRDAAKTHPQTFEINGKKVRITIPAGVYDGQQIKLKGHGNPGVNGGPNGDLYITFNIPVDPDFERVGNDLKTKVTIDLYTAVLGGDIKVNTLDGSVNLKVKPETQTGITVRLKGKGFPVYRKEGEYGDLFVTYEVKLPTNLTEKQKELFEQLKNS
- a CDS encoding dicarboxylate/amino acid:cation symporter, encoding MKEVLKNYSGIIFLLLGITVGSIIGIVAPNFVEYIKPLGDIFLNLLFVSVVPLVFFAVSNSIASLEQQSKFGKIILTMSLTFLFFILTAAIFTICAVYLFPVSGISGSSEIMNEAADQESWGNRIVSFFTVGEFTELFSRRNMLALLVFAFLTGFAARKTGEKGQPFRVFIASGYEVMKELLLLVMKLAPIGLGAYFAYQVATLGPQLFGFYAKPLGLYYIAGIVYFLVFFSIYAFMASGQKGVKSFWKNAIYPTLTAISTCSSFATMPANLQAASKIGIPNSIANLVIPIGTTLHKNGSSMSSIIKIYVAFLIIGKDFFDPANLLLALGITVFVSIVAGGIPNGGYIGEMLMISVYKLPQEAIPAVMIIGTLVDPLATVLNAVGDIVAAMFVNRFVKV
- a CDS encoding DUF779 domain-containing protein, with the protein product METKIQRLSATEEALEVIRELEDKYGPLMFYQAGGCCEGTQPQCFEKGGFFPRMNDAMIGTINGYEFWIDRDLFEYWKYSHFTLDVTDGFGPGGFSLETPLGKTFKVHYRLFTPEEYENLEPVQRSE
- the adhP gene encoding alcohol dehydrogenase AdhP yields the protein MIPKTMKAAVVQGYGQPLKIEEVPVRAPGRYEVLVKVIACGVCHTDLHAVDGDWPAKPKMPLIPGHEGVGIVVACGPEAFVKEGDAVGVPWLYSACGCCDYCITGWETLCEAQKNGGYSVDGGFAEYVIADSRYVGHLKSDVNFLEIAPILCAGVTVYKGLKETETKPGEWVAISGIGGLGHVAVQYAKAMGMHVAAIDVSDDKLDLAKKLGADLVVNAKNTDPGEYLHKEVGGMHGALITAVSPIAFKQGIDVLRRKGTIALNGLPPGSFELPIFETVLKRITVRGSIVGTRKDMQEALDFANEGLVKATVTAAKLEDINDVFDKMKKGQIDGRIVLDIAGSN